The following proteins are encoded in a genomic region of bacterium:
- a CDS encoding ABC transporter ATP-binding protein: MSEQPIVRLRAVSKHYGSTRALDDVSLDLLPGTIVGVLGPNGSGKTTLMGHLPGLLLPTSGTVETFGMPAAKLDDAALARIGYVSQVPQLMEWLTVGETIAFVRAGRERWDASLADRLLADFALDPAKRVGTLSPGLRQRLAILVAVAPRPDLLIMDEPAASLDPVARNDFLRLVMELIQDGNRTILISSHVLSDVEKVVDTVLVINSGQVHCHQSLDELRETYHRVDVTAVGADLPDPLPLPGLLTVTGDRRRAMAVCGHVPRHQVEAAARALGVEARVRGLEFEEIYRLIATADGRKV; this comes from the coding sequence ATGAGTGAGCAGCCCATTGTCCGCCTGCGCGCGGTCAGCAAGCACTACGGCTCGACGCGAGCCCTCGACGACGTGAGCCTGGACCTGCTGCCCGGCACCATCGTCGGCGTGCTCGGGCCCAACGGCAGCGGGAAGACCACGTTGATGGGGCACCTGCCGGGGCTGCTGCTGCCCACCTCGGGCACGGTCGAGACGTTCGGGATGCCGGCGGCGAAGCTGGACGATGCGGCGCTGGCGCGCATCGGCTACGTCAGCCAGGTGCCGCAGCTGATGGAATGGCTGACCGTGGGCGAGACTATCGCCTTCGTGCGCGCGGGGCGCGAACGGTGGGATGCCTCGCTCGCCGATCGCCTGCTCGCCGACTTCGCGCTGGATCCGGCCAAACGCGTGGGCACGCTGTCGCCGGGCCTGCGGCAGCGCCTGGCGATCCTCGTGGCGGTGGCGCCGCGACCGGACCTGCTGATCATGGACGAGCCGGCGGCCTCGCTGGATCCCGTCGCGCGGAACGATTTCCTGCGGCTGGTCATGGAACTGATCCAGGACGGGAATCGCACGATCCTCATCTCGTCGCACGTGCTGAGCGATGTCGAGAAGGTGGTCGACACCGTGCTGGTCATCAACAGCGGCCAGGTGCACTGCCACCAGTCGCTGGATGAACTGCGCGAGACCTACCATCGCGTCGATGTGACCGCCGTCGGCGCCGACCTGCCCGACCCGCTGCCGCTGCCCGGCCTGCTGACGGTGACGGGCGACCGGCGGCGCGCGATGGCCGTGTGCGGGCACGTGCCGCGCCACCAGGTCGAGGCGGCCGCGCGCGCTCTCGGCGTCGAGGCCCGGGTGCGCGGCCTCGAGTTCGAGGAGATCTACCGGCTCATCGCCACCGCCGACGGGAGGAAGGTATGA
- a CDS encoding translation initiation factor Sui1 — protein MKDRDNKLVYSSDGGRTCPGCGAPVAECRCAKAGPNSTRGDGVVRVARETKGRKGAGVTVVTGVPLDAAALKDLAGELKRACGSGGTVRDGVIEIQGEHRDRLMTLLQARGWTVKRAGGLRVRAAGDPESSS, from the coding sequence ATGAAGGACCGTGACAACAAACTCGTCTATTCGAGCGACGGCGGCCGTACCTGCCCGGGCTGCGGCGCGCCAGTCGCGGAATGCCGCTGCGCCAAGGCCGGCCCGAACAGCACGCGCGGCGACGGCGTTGTGCGCGTCGCCCGCGAGACCAAGGGGCGCAAGGGCGCCGGCGTGACCGTGGTCACCGGCGTGCCGCTCGACGCGGCGGCGTTGAAGGACCTGGCCGGAGAATTGAAGCGCGCCTGCGGCTCGGGCGGCACGGTGCGCGACGGCGTCATCGAGATCCAGGGCGAGCACCGCGACCGGTTGATGACGCTGCTGCAGGCGCGGGGGTGGACGGTGAAGCGGGCGGGGGGGCTGAGGGTACGCGCAGCAGGGGACCCTGAATCCAGTAGTTGA
- a CDS encoding choice-of-anchor D domain-containing protein, with product MQYLGPWDLVIVSSRTSEPVPQALAALSAHLDRGGALLYADADPVADNPLLMRLGIVPASSLAETPVLVPAEEPHRCFSWPNRIDGFAPQAGPDGHTGVQIVSALGHARSLASFAGHPGSGAIVVNARRRAIYNAFHADCFLGDADADGVPDAVELAENEIAYLTMASSWVAVEPTSGVVPAGGSQVVNVGFEMSTSCVGGLTARIRLACDDPATPNLDLTARLNAVPERRLTSVAEPLDFGTQYIGAVAPRAFRILNDGCASLRITGVTVDHPAFRIATSSPFTAGARTANDIVVEFVPTSVEPVAGTVTLTSDDPLVPVVTVALTGAGRLSPSVAVQADSLTLALAPGETATRRLSISNSGIADLEWSLAPGSAVKAAVSRVDLAGVRILWTRAHDEGCVFPLFDPHRGPAGAGRRGHRECVSDHRRSAE from the coding sequence TTGCAATACCTCGGCCCCTGGGACCTTGTCATCGTCAGCAGTCGTACGAGCGAGCCGGTTCCGCAGGCGCTCGCAGCGTTGTCGGCCCATCTGGACCGGGGAGGCGCGCTGCTCTACGCCGACGCGGACCCTGTCGCCGACAATCCTCTGCTGATGCGGCTGGGCATAGTGCCCGCGTCTTCGCTGGCAGAGACTCCGGTGCTTGTGCCCGCCGAGGAGCCGCATCGCTGCTTCTCCTGGCCGAACCGCATCGATGGGTTCGCGCCGCAGGCCGGCCCTGATGGCCATACCGGCGTCCAGATCGTCTCGGCTCTTGGCCATGCGCGGTCGCTCGCGTCCTTCGCCGGCCACCCGGGGTCCGGGGCGATCGTGGTCAATGCGCGGCGGCGTGCGATCTACAACGCCTTCCATGCCGACTGCTTCCTCGGCGACGCCGATGCGGACGGCGTGCCCGACGCCGTCGAACTGGCCGAGAACGAGATCGCATACCTGACAATGGCATCGTCCTGGGTCGCGGTCGAGCCGACGTCCGGCGTTGTGCCCGCCGGCGGCAGCCAGGTCGTGAACGTCGGCTTCGAGATGTCGACATCGTGCGTGGGGGGCCTGACGGCCCGGATCAGGCTGGCCTGCGACGATCCGGCCACGCCGAACCTGGACTTGACAGCCAGATTGAACGCAGTGCCGGAGCGGCGCCTCACTTCCGTGGCCGAGCCGCTGGACTTCGGCACGCAGTACATCGGCGCGGTGGCGCCGCGGGCATTCAGGATCCTCAATGACGGGTGTGCGTCGCTGCGCATCACCGGCGTCACGGTCGACCATCCCGCCTTCCGCATCGCGACGTCGTCACCCTTCACGGCGGGGGCGCGGACCGCAAACGATATCGTCGTCGAGTTCGTGCCGACGTCGGTGGAACCGGTCGCCGGCACCGTGACCCTGACGAGTGACGACCCGCTCGTGCCCGTGGTCACGGTGGCGCTGACGGGTGCCGGCCGCCTGTCGCCGTCCGTTGCCGTGCAGGCCGACTCGCTGACACTGGCGCTGGCTCCCGGTGAAACGGCGACGCGGCGCCTGTCGATCAGCAATTCAGGGATCGCAGACCTCGAGTGGTCGCTGGCGCCGGGCTCGGCCGTCAAGGCGGCGGTTTCGCGAGTCGACCTTGCGGGCGTGCGTATCCTCTGGACGCGCGCCCACGATGAAGGATGCGTCTTCCCGCTGTTCGACCCTCATCGCGGACCTGCAGGCGCGGGGCGCCGAGGTCACCGTGAATGCGTATCCGATCACCGAAGGTCTGCTGAGTAA
- a CDS encoding acetyl-CoA C-acyltransferase, producing MQEVVVISARRTAVGRALKGTLRHTRPDDLGAAVVRQLMAEHPGLDPARIGDVIIGCAMPEAEQGMNVGRNIALMAGLPVTVPGMTINRFCSSGLETVNYAALKIACGQAEAVIAGGVETMTMVPMGGLRYLPSPAMAHEHPEYLTNMGITAENLVVRDGITRQEQDTFAYESHRKAVAAIAAGRFEAEIVPVMAALPGRDAKGRPAQKDVEFKVDEGPRADTTVEALAKLKPAFKVDGTVTAGNSSQMSDGAAAALLGTRAFADSIGAVPLARFVGYAVAGVAPDYMGIGPVEAVPRALAQAGLRLEQMDVIELNEAFAAQSLAVCKGLGLRPDDPRLNPNGGAIALGHPLGCTGAKLLATALHELKRRGGRYALVTMCIGTGMGAAGIFEAI from the coding sequence ATGCAGGAAGTCGTCGTCATCTCCGCGCGCCGCACCGCCGTGGGCCGCGCGCTCAAGGGAACGCTTCGCCACACGCGCCCGGACGACCTGGGCGCCGCCGTGGTCAGGCAGCTGATGGCCGAACACCCGGGACTGGACCCGGCGCGCATCGGCGACGTCATCATCGGCTGCGCCATGCCCGAGGCCGAGCAGGGCATGAACGTGGGCCGGAACATCGCGCTGATGGCCGGGCTGCCGGTCACGGTGCCCGGCATGACCATCAACCGGTTCTGCTCGTCGGGTCTGGAGACGGTCAACTACGCGGCGCTGAAGATCGCCTGCGGCCAGGCCGAGGCGGTGATCGCCGGCGGCGTCGAGACGATGACCATGGTGCCCATGGGCGGCCTGCGTTACCTGCCCAGCCCGGCCATGGCGCACGAGCATCCCGAGTACCTCACGAACATGGGCATCACCGCCGAGAACCTTGTGGTGCGTGACGGCATCACGCGCCAGGAGCAGGACACCTTCGCGTACGAGAGCCACCGCAAGGCGGTCGCGGCGATCGCGGCCGGCCGCTTCGAGGCCGAGATCGTGCCGGTCATGGCCGCCCTGCCGGGCCGCGATGCCAAGGGCCGGCCGGCGCAGAAGGATGTCGAATTCAAGGTGGATGAAGGCCCGCGCGCCGACACCACCGTCGAGGCGCTGGCGAAACTGAAGCCCGCCTTCAAGGTCGACGGCACCGTGACCGCCGGCAACTCCAGCCAGATGAGCGATGGCGCCGCAGCGGCGCTGCTCGGCACGCGCGCGTTCGCCGACTCGATCGGCGCCGTGCCGCTGGCGCGCTTCGTCGGCTATGCGGTGGCCGGTGTCGCTCCCGACTACATGGGCATCGGCCCGGTCGAGGCCGTGCCGCGCGCCCTGGCACAGGCCGGGCTGCGGCTCGAGCAGATGGACGTCATCGAGCTCAACGAGGCCTTCGCCGCGCAGAGCCTGGCGGTCTGCAAAGGCCTGGGCCTGCGGCCGGACGACCCGCGCCTGAACCCGAACGGCGGCGCCATCGCCCTGGGACATCCGCTGGGCTGCACGGGGGCCAAGCTGCTGGCCACCGCCCTGCACGAACTGAAGCGCCGCGGCGGCAGGTATGCCCTGGTGACCATGTGCATCGGCACGGGCATGGGCGCCGCCGGCATCTTCGAAGCGATCTGA
- a CDS encoding acyl-CoA dehydrogenase family protein — translation MTVRTYPTGGEFILRETAPADCFTPEDFDETQRMFAATVSDFVERHIAPIRDDFEMKGNTMLGRDLLKAAGPMGLLMADVPEAYGGLGSNKATIMIVPEGVAWGGSFAVTHGAQAGIGTLPIGYYGTPAQKAEYLPRVATGELLSCYALTETGSGSDALAAATTAVLSPDGQHYVLNGAKQFITNAAYADICILFAKIDGEKFTCFIVDLKSPGVTIGPEEHKMGIKGSSTCAIILEDVKVPVGNVLGTIGKGHHIAFNILANVGRFKLGASTLGGLKMTMKHSGALHQAEAPVRAALSSFGLIRRKIADVMAHGFVAESMVYRTAGLMDAAIATLDKTAPDYELQAVGTVEEFSIECSMIKVFSSEALAHSTEEGVQMLGGYGYCSEYPLERFYRDERINRIFEGTNEINRMLVPGMIMKKALKGELAFFGAAKAVADELTGMPSFVDPHEPGFLESEAQQVAGMKKVILATLGLAAQKFGMGLKDQQGVLADIADIAIETFACESGLLRAQKKAARDGQDAAEPMADMVRLYTHDAMEKVSTLARNLLGATCEGDELRVMMAGLRRLAKHEALNRSKLHDRIAQRVIDADGYTVG, via the coding sequence ATGACGGTCAGGACCTACCCCACCGGCGGCGAGTTCATCCTGCGCGAGACCGCGCCGGCCGATTGCTTCACGCCCGAGGACTTCGACGAGACGCAGCGGATGTTCGCCGCCACGGTGTCCGACTTCGTCGAGCGCCACATCGCGCCCATCCGCGACGACTTCGAGATGAAGGGCAACACCATGCTCGGCCGCGACCTGCTGAAGGCGGCCGGCCCCATGGGCCTGCTCATGGCCGATGTGCCCGAGGCCTACGGCGGCCTGGGCTCGAACAAGGCCACGATCATGATCGTGCCGGAAGGTGTGGCCTGGGGCGGCAGCTTCGCCGTCACGCACGGCGCGCAGGCGGGCATCGGCACGCTGCCCATCGGCTATTACGGCACGCCGGCGCAGAAGGCCGAGTACCTGCCGCGCGTGGCCACCGGCGAACTGCTCAGCTGCTACGCGCTGACCGAGACCGGCAGCGGCTCCGACGCGCTGGCGGCGGCCACCACCGCCGTGCTGTCGCCCGACGGGCAGCATTACGTGCTGAACGGCGCCAAGCAGTTCATCACCAACGCCGCTTATGCCGATATCTGCATCCTCTTCGCCAAGATCGACGGCGAGAAGTTCACCTGCTTCATCGTCGACCTGAAGTCGCCCGGCGTGACCATCGGGCCCGAAGAGCACAAGATGGGCATCAAGGGCTCGAGCACGTGCGCCATCATCCTCGAGGACGTGAAGGTCCCCGTCGGCAACGTGCTGGGCACCATCGGCAAGGGCCATCACATCGCCTTCAACATCCTCGCCAACGTGGGCCGCTTCAAGCTGGGCGCCAGCACCCTGGGCGGCCTCAAGATGACGATGAAGCACTCCGGTGCCCTACACCAAGCAGAGGCACCAGTTCGGGCAGCCCTGAGCAGCTTCGGCCTGATCCGCCGCAAGATCGCCGACGTGATGGCGCACGGCTTCGTGGCCGAGTCGATGGTGTACCGCACCGCCGGCCTGATGGACGCCGCCATCGCCACGCTCGACAAGACGGCGCCCGACTACGAACTGCAGGCCGTCGGCACGGTCGAGGAGTTCTCGATCGAGTGCTCGATGATCAAGGTCTTCTCTTCCGAGGCGCTGGCCCATTCCACCGAGGAAGGCGTGCAGATGCTGGGCGGCTACGGCTACTGCAGCGAGTACCCGCTGGAGCGCTTCTACCGTGACGAGCGCATCAACCGCATCTTCGAGGGCACCAACGAGATCAACCGCATGCTCGTGCCGGGCATGATCATGAAGAAGGCGCTGAAGGGCGAACTGGCCTTCTTCGGTGCCGCCAAGGCTGTGGCCGACGAGCTGACCGGCATGCCGTCGTTCGTCGACCCGCACGAGCCGGGCTTTCTCGAGTCGGAGGCCCAGCAGGTCGCCGGCATGAAGAAGGTCATCCTGGCCACGCTGGGCCTGGCCGCCCAGAAGTTCGGGATGGGGCTCAAGGACCAGCAGGGCGTGCTGGCCGACATCGCCGACATCGCCATCGAGACCTTTGCCTGCGAAAGCGGCCTGCTGCGCGCGCAGAAGAAGGCCGCGCGCGACGGCCAGGATGCCGCCGAGCCGATGGCCGACATGGTGCGCCTGTACACGCACGACGCCATGGAGAAGGTCTCAACGCTGGCCCGCAACTTGCTTGGCGCCACCTGCGAGGGCGATGAACTGCGCGTGATGATGGCCGGCCTGCGGCGTTTGGCGAAGCACGAGGCGCTGAACCGGTCGAAGCTGCACGACCGCATCGCGCAGCGCGTGATCGACGCGGACGGATACACCGTCGGCTAG